The region AGGCTCGTAGCCTTGCGCTCGAGCACCCGCCCGAATCGCCGCAACGTCTTTCGGAAAACACGAGCCACCCCAGCCTAGCCCCGAGCGCATGAACCGCGACGAAATGCGGTCATCGAGTCCAACCGCCTCGAGCACCTGGTAGGCGTCCGCGCCGTACTCCTTCGAAATATTTCCGAGTTCGTTCACCAGCGACACCTTCGACGCGAGGAAGGCGTTGTTCGCGTACTTGATCAACTCAGCCTCGCGGATGTCGGTCTCGACAAGACTCGTCTCCTCACGCTCGAGAATTGGCGCATACAGCTCGCGAAGCGTGGCTGCGGCCTCGTCCGTTTGCGCGCCGAGGACCACCTTATCTGGCTCGAGAAAGTCCTCGACCGCGGTCCCCATCCGGAGGAACTCGGGGTTCATCGCGATGTCGATCCCGTCGCCGATCTCGGTTCCGGTGTGCTCCTCGAGAATCGGCGCGACGACGTCCTCGGTCGTCCCCGGAAGGACCGTGCTCTTGACGACCACGAGGTGGTCGTCCTCTTTGTCCGCAAGTGCGTCTCCGAGCATCTCCGAGCCAGCCCGCATTGGAGCCAGGTCAAGGCTGCCGTCCTCGCTCTGAGGTGTCGGGAGACAGAGCAGCGTGATATCGGTGTCGCGAACCTCGTCGTAGTTCGTCGTCGCGCGCAGGGACGACCCGGCATGTTCGGCGATGCGCTCCTCGAGGCCCGACTCGTGAATCGGTGCCTCGCCTGCGTTTATCGCGTCGACAATGTCCTCGTCGATTTCGATATTGACGACGTCGTGCTCGAGGTCGGCGAGACACGCGGCAATCGTCGTGCCGACGTAGCCGCTGCCGACGATAGAGACGTTCATACGCAGTTTGAGGAAGGGGAAATATTTGTCAGTT is a window of Natronolimnobius sp. AArcel1 DNA encoding:
- the aglM gene encoding UDP-glucose 6-dehydrogenase AglM; protein product: MNVSIVGSGYVGTTIAACLADLEHDVVNIEIDEDIVDAINAGEAPIHESGLEERIAEHAGSSLRATTNYDEVRDTDITLLCLPTPQSEDGSLDLAPMRAGSEMLGDALADKEDDHLVVVKSTVLPGTTEDVVAPILEEHTGTEIGDGIDIAMNPEFLRMGTAVEDFLEPDKVVLGAQTDEAAATLRELYAPILEREETSLVETDIREAELIKYANNAFLASKVSLVNELGNISKEYGADAYQVLEAVGLDDRISSRFMRSGLGWGGSCFPKDVAAIRAGARAQGYEPELLDAVVGLNDEQPRRLVDLLADHVSLSEARIAVLGLSFKPGTDDIRKSRALDVIESLLERDASVVAYDPVAVENVREQYDFDIEYADSTESALEGADGAVVATDWPEFDDLAFDGMTTRVLVDGRRIGVDEDALEVYEGLTW